The genome window ACTCCAGCAACCGCCCCTTGACAGCCCCCGAGCTGCCGGCGGTGCCCCCGGCACCCCGCGACACGGCCACGGCCCCACAGGAGGAGGGGGTCGCAAAGGGACCCCCCTCCCGGACCCAGCGGGGCGCACATAcgccaggcagggcaggcgcACGGAAAACTCCTCTTCCACTCGCGCTCCCGCGAAACAAAACTTGccggggggcggccgccccccACCCACCGACCGCCACCTTGCCCGCCCTGACACGGCCCAAGTTCACGAAACCTTCCCAAAGGTCCCAAAACATCCACCCCGGCAGGGCAAGGGCAACGGCCGGGCGGCGGGACCGGCCGGCCGGCCCCCACGGCCCCGCGCTCGCTGCCGGCCGCGGCCGGGCGGAGCGGAGCAGCGgccgggcggagcggagcggagcggcggccGGCCGGTGCCACTCACCTTCCCGCGCCTCCGCCTTATCTCTTCGCTCGCGGGCTGCAACTTCCAGTCCTTCCCCCAACTGCCATCCTCcaccggggcggcgggggaaggAGCGGAGCGGCGAGAAAAAGTTGCGGCGGCGACTGCCGCGGGGATTAGGTGGCCATagcgccggcggcggggcgagcCTGTGCCgtgcgcggcgggcggggcggggcggcggcagcTGGCGAGGGGCTGCGCGCTGCGATCGCAGCCTGTGGCGACGCGAGGAGATTTACTAAAAATAGCCGCTCGGCTCGGTGGGGGGAGGCCGCCGGGCTgcgccgcgctccccgccgcggccgctGGGGGCcgagcgggccgggccgggccgcggtGGGGACAGCGCAGAGGGGGCGTCTGGCCCGGGCAGATGGGGCAGGGAGGTTCCCCGGGAGGCGCTTCGGGCACGGAACCCCaagagctgtggctgccccggccccgctgcccgggGCGGGCGCGGTCAGGGGGCGCTGCGGGCGCAGCGGCGGCCGGAGGGCGCGGCCCGCCGAGGGGGGCGGCGGTGCCCGGGCCGCCGCCTgagccctgcctcccccctgcAGCTCGGGGCTCTGCGCGTGC of Aquila chrysaetos chrysaetos chromosome 3, bAquChr1.4, whole genome shotgun sequence contains these proteins:
- the LOC115338876 gene encoding translation initiation factor IF-2-like isoform X1, whose amino-acid sequence is MRVLTPPRRPLLGGPHGGAQHTSPFAGRGAGREAGASPPRGLREVTSGKGGKGRDMTQRLPRNRPPASPRGEAVKAPRGLGQARPGPARRGGDGKRAPSSQARSGALPAGRPQPPGRAALPRQPARAEPRAAGGRQGSGGGPGTAAPLGGPRPPAAAAPAAPPDRARPGQRGRGSHSSWGSVPEAPPGEPPCPICPGQTPPLRCPHRGPARPARPPAAAAGSAAQPGGLPPPSRAAIFSKSPRVATGCDRSAQPLASCRRPAPPAAHGTGSPRRRRYGHLIPAAVAAATFSRRSAPSPAAPVEDGSWGKDWKLQPASEEIRRRRGKIHLTSGRTSKPEQLLLQFGFTPSRSYHSFKSNELHNTRNSTLLFFLWIKDF
- the LOC115338876 gene encoding translation initiation factor IF-2-like isoform X2, with amino-acid sequence MRVLTPPRRPLLGGPHGGAQHTSPFAGRGAGREAGASPPRGLREVTSGKGGKGRDMTQRLPRNRPPASPRGEAVKAPRGLGQARPGPARRGGDGKRAPSSQARSGALPAGRPQPPGRAALPRQPARAEPRAAGGRQGSGGGPGTAAPLGGPRPPAAAAPAAPPDRARPGQRGRGSHSSWGSVPEAPPGEPPCPICPGQTPPLRCPHRGPARPARPPAAAAGSAAQPGGLPPPSRAAIFSKSPRVATGCDRSAQPLASCRRPAPPAAHGTGSPRRRRYGHLIPAAVAAATFSRRSAPSPAAPVEDGSWGKDWKLQPASEEIRRRRGKIHLTSGRTSKPEQLLLQFGFTPSRSYHSFKSNELHNTSDMEPQANTGGS
- the LOC115338876 gene encoding translation initiation factor IF-2-like isoform X3, with the protein product MRVLTPPRRPLLGGPHGGAQHTSPFAGRGAGREAGASPPRGLREVTSGKGGKGRDMTQRLPRNRPPASPRGEAVKAPRGLGQARPGPARRGGDGKRAPSSQARSGALPAGRPQPPGRAALPRQPARAEPRAAGGRQGSGGGPGTAAPLGGPRPPAAAAPAAPPDRARPGQRGRGSHSSWGSVPEAPPGEPPCPICPGQTPPLRCPHRGPARPARPPAAAAGSAAQPGGLPPPSRAAIFSKSPRVATGCDRSAQPLASCRRPAPPAAHGTGSPRRRRYGHLIPAAVAAATFSRRSAPSPAAPVEDGSWGKDWKLQPASEEIRRRRGKIHLTSGRTSKPEQLLLQFGFTPSRSYHSFKSNELHNTRTALLAF
- the LOC115338876 gene encoding translation initiation factor IF-2-like isoform X4, giving the protein MRVLTPPRRPLLGGPHGGAQHTSPFAGRGAGREAGASPPRGLREVTSGKGGKGRDMTQRLPRNRPPASPRGEAVKAPRGLGQARPGPARRGGDGKRAPSSQARSGALPAGRPQPPGRAALPRQPARAEPRAAGGRQGSGGGPGTAAPLGGPRPPAAAAPAAPPDRARPGQRGRGSHSSWGSVPEAPPGEPPCPICPGQTPPLRCPHRGPARPARPPAAAAGSAAQPGGLPPPSRAAIFSKSPRVATGCDRSAQPLASCRRPAPPAAHGTGSPRRRRYGHLIPAAVAAATFSRRSAPSPAAPVEDGSWGKDWKLQPASEEIRRRRGKIHLTSGRTSKPEQLLLQFGFTPSRSYHSFKSNELHNTSWTHFSL
- the LOC115338876 gene encoding collagen alpha-1(I) chain-like isoform X5 → MRVLTPPRRPLLGGPHGGAQHTSPFAGRGAGREAGASPPRGLREVTSGKGGKGRDMTQRLPRNRPPASPRGEAVKAPRGLGQARPGPARRGGDGKRAPSSQARSGALPAGRPQPPGRAALPRQPARAEPRAAGGRQGSGGGPGTAAPLGGPRPPAAAAPAAPPDRARPGQRGRGSHSSWGSVPEAPPGEPPCPICPGQTPPLRCPHRGPARPARPPAAAAGSAAQPGGLPPPSRAAIFSKSPRVATGCDRSAQPLASCRRPAPPAAHGTGSPRRRRYGHLIPAAVAAATFSRRSAPSPAAPVEDGSWGKDWKLQPASEEIRRRRGKLFPKLHDSRSPSLSHSSKQKAVYQP